The Microlunatus antarcticus genome segment TGGCTGTCCACCCGGCCGGGCGGCAGGAAGGTGTGGCCCATCCGCTCGTGCAGCGCCTCGTAGAGCTCGTCGACGGCACCCCAGACGTCGGCGTGGGTGGTCGCCCGGTCGGGGTCCTCGGCGCGACGCAGCAGCGCGCCGACGAGGCACGCCCCGGACACCGACGACGTCGGCCGGACCAGGTCGAACGACTCGGCGACCGACGCCAGGCGCGTCGTGCCCGCGCCGCCGTCCGACGAAACGCTGAACCACGCGCGCTGCGTCCAGCC includes the following:
- a CDS encoding DUF6197 family protein; protein product: GWTQRAWFSVSSDGGAGTTRLASVAESFDLVRPTSSVSGACLVGALLRRAEDPDRATTHADVWGAVDELYEALHERMGHTFLPPGRVDSHARRHAKLGVLTAWNDDRRTRREDVLDVLDRAVSRTLVGACR